In Sporolituus thermophilus DSM 23256, the following are encoded in one genomic region:
- the ligD gene encoding non-homologous end-joining DNA ligase, with the protein MPSQYTDVTIEGVELRLSNLEKIFYPRTGFTKGQVIDYYVRIAPVLLPHLANRPLTLKRYPDGAHAAFFYQKQCPKHRPKWLKTAPVWSEHNNDHINFCLVDDLPSLVWAVNLATLELHTSLSLATNVACPTMMVFDLDPGPPATIIECAQVALWLRDFFDRQGLLAFPKTSGAKGLQVYVPLNTPTDYDTTKNFAHALAKLLEREHPGQVVSKMTKSLRKGKVLVDWSQNDEHKTTVCVYSLRAREYPTASTPVAWEEVDEAWQKKDPRLLTFAPDKVLARVDRHGDLFAPVTTLKQSLPLAAIT; encoded by the coding sequence GTGCCTAGCCAATACACCGATGTAACCATTGAGGGAGTTGAGCTCAGACTATCCAATCTGGAAAAAATCTTTTACCCTCGCACCGGCTTTACCAAAGGCCAGGTAATTGACTACTATGTACGGATCGCCCCTGTCCTGCTTCCCCACCTTGCCAATAGACCCCTCACGCTGAAACGCTACCCAGACGGAGCCCATGCCGCCTTTTTTTATCAGAAACAATGTCCAAAGCACCGACCAAAATGGTTAAAAACGGCGCCGGTGTGGAGCGAGCACAATAACGATCATATTAATTTTTGCCTTGTCGATGACCTGCCCTCTCTGGTGTGGGCCGTCAATCTGGCCACCCTGGAACTGCATACATCTCTGTCATTAGCCACCAACGTGGCCTGCCCAACCATGATGGTTTTTGACCTGGATCCCGGTCCACCGGCAACCATCATTGAATGCGCCCAGGTTGCCCTATGGTTAAGAGATTTTTTTGACCGCCAAGGGCTTTTAGCCTTCCCTAAGACATCAGGCGCCAAAGGTCTCCAAGTCTACGTTCCGCTCAACACCCCAACTGACTACGACACTACCAAAAACTTCGCCCACGCCCTGGCCAAACTGCTGGAACGGGAGCATCCCGGGCAGGTGGTCTCAAAAATGACCAAAAGCCTGCGCAAAGGCAAAGTGCTGGTAGACTGGAGCCAGAACGACGAACACAAAACAACGGTATGCGTATATTCGCTTCGGGCGCGGGAATACCCTACTGCTTCCACGCCTGTTGCCTGGGAAGAGGTAGACGAGGCCTGGCAAAAAAAAGACCCTCGGCTGTTGACTTTTGCCCCCGATAAAGTCTTGGCACGCGTCGACCGCCATGGCGACCTTTTTGCCCCGGTAACAACGCTAAAACAAAGCCTTCCCCTGGCCGCAATAACGTAA